In Mobula birostris isolate sMobBir1 chromosome 12, sMobBir1.hap1, whole genome shotgun sequence, one genomic interval encodes:
- the LOC140206381 gene encoding tumor necrosis factor ligand superfamily member 6-like, which produces MEADYRRPQVYTVGTNLNLSCNPMGTMHPAIAPRQKKPTRDWQKVCTAVILILTLVILACLLLGTIYIIELRMEFKKIQKDQEEQSSQAKMVGAPIVKKQTTVAAHLTGMYSAKSSSTLLWDANKDNAFTSGLHYKEGSLIISEAGYFLIYSKIYFRGTECKPDTVLQQNVLKRTDRYPVALRLMTVSSNLHCAEKENLWSRNSFQTGIFKLSKGDRILVNVSNPELVNFDQFHTFFGLHKL; this is translated from the exons ATGGAGGCTGATTACCGACGACCACAGGTTTACACGGTGGGGACAAACCTGAATCTTTCTTGTAATCCCATGGGTACAATGCACCCGGCAATTGCACCAAGGCAAAAGAAGCCAACGAGGGACTGGCAGAAAGTCTGTACTGCTGTCATTCTGATCCTGACGTTAGTAATATTGGCATGTCTGCTACTTGGAACAATCTACATCATAGAGCTCAGAATGGAATTCAAGAAAATCCAAAAG GATCAAGAAGAGCAAAGCTCACAAGCAAAGATGGTTG GAGCTCCAATTGTTAAGAAACAGACCACGGTTGCTGCACACCTCACAG GAATGTACTCCGCCAAGAGTTCAAGCACACTCCTATGGGATGCCAATAAGGACAATGCCTTCACAAGTGGATTACATTACAAAGAAGGTTCGTTGATCATTAGCGAAGCTGGCTACTTCTTAATTTACTCCAAAATCTACTTCCGAGGCACAGAATGCAAACCAGACACAGTGCTGCAACAGAATGTGCTCAAGCGAACTGATCGCTATCCAGTAGCTCTTCGTCTAATGACTGTCAGTAGCAACTTGCACTGTGCTGAGAAGGAAAATTTGTGGTCAAGAAATAGTTTTCAAACAGGAATATTTAAGTTATCCAAAGGCGATCGTATATTAGTGAATGTGTCAAATCCAGAATTAGTTAATTTTGATCAGTTTCACACTTTTTTCGGATTACATAAGCTTTAG